The sequence GAGCGCGGTGGCGTCGACGCGCTCGTTGAGGCGGCGCAGCCGCCGGTAGGAGTCGGCGACCTGTTCGGCGGCGGGGGCGTCCGTCCGCCGGTGCATGGCCGGATCGGCCGCCAGGGCCCGCCAGGAGCGGTGACCGTGGGTGTCGCCGGGGCCGAAGAGCAGCCGGGTCAGTCCGGCCGTCACGGCTCCGGGACCGGCGGGGCCGGGTGGGATCGCGGATTCGTCGGGGTTCCTGCGGTGCGGAATCGTGGTCATGTCATTCCTAAGAGCCCAACCAATTCCCGGGTAACGGCTCTGTGATCAAGGTCACCGGGCAATCACGGCTCCGGCCGGCCGTCGGACCGTCACATCCGGGGGCACCACGTCGTCTCCTCCCCGACAACGACCACGACCACGACAGCGGCGGCGACAGCCACCACCCCGGCGGCCGGACCGGTCGGCGCGAACGAACTGGAGGACGGGACATGGCACGGCGGATCACCATCATCGGCGGGGGCTTCGGCGGTCTGACGGCGGCGGTCTCGGCGGCGGAGGCCGGCGTCGAGGTGACGCTGCACGAGGCGCACCGGACGCTGGGCGGCCGGGCCCGCACCGCCCCGGCGCCCTACCGGACCAACGAGGGCCCGCACGCCTTCTACCGGCGCGGCCCGCACTGGACGTGGCTGCGAGAGCGCGGGCTGGTCGGACCGCTCGCCCGGGTGCCGCTGACGGCGCTGCCGCGCACCCGCTACCTGCTCGACGGCCGGCTGCGCGCGCTGCCGCCGCTGGCACTGGCCCGGCTCGCGGCCCGCCGGGACGCGCCCGTCGGCCGGACCTTCCTGGGCTGGGCGACCGAGGTGGCGGGAGAGCGGACCGCCCGGGCGGCCGCCAACTTCGCGGCCGTCGCGACCTTCCACCACGCGCCCGGTCTGCTGTCGGCGGCGTTCACCCAGGAGCGGCTGCGCCGGGCCGCGAGCCTGCCGCCGGAGGCGGTCTACCCGGTCGGCGGCTGGCAGTCGGTGATCGACCGGATGGCGGCCCGGGCCCAGGAGCTGGGCGTGCGGATCGAGACGGGTTCGCGGCTGGACGCACTGCCGGCGACCGGGGACCCGGTGATCGTCGCGACCTCCCTGGAGTCGGCACGCCGCCTGCTCGGCGACCCGGGCCTGCGGGGGGAGAGCGGCCGGACACTGCTGCTGGACGTGGCACTGCGGTCGCGGCGCGGCGACGCCTTCTTCGTCTCGGACCTCGACGGCACCGGCTGGGTGGAGCGCTTCACCACCCAGGACGGCAGCCTGGCGCCGCGCGGCGAACAGCTGGTCCAGGCTCAGCTCCCGCTCGCCCCCGACGAGTCCAGGGAGTCCGGCCTCGCCCGGGCCGAGCACCTGCTGGACCTCGGCTTCGAGGGCTGGTCCGACCGGGTGCTGTGGCGCCGCACCGCCGTGGCCGACGGCCGCACCGGCGCCGTGGACCGCCCCGGGACCACCTGGCGCGACCGTCCGGCCGTCGACCGGGGCGACGGCGTCCACCTGGTCGGCGACCAGGTCGCCGCACCCGGCGTGCTGAGCGAGGTCTCCTTCACCAGCGCCCTCGAGGCCGTCTCCCTCGCCCTCGGCCACCGCCCCAGCCGGGAGTTCGCCCGCTGAGGCACATCGGCGCGCGGAAATCCGGGCCCGCCGACCTCCCGCCCACCGACCCCCGGCGGCACCGGCGCGAACCGCAGCCCGATCACCACACCCACCCGCCCGGGAAGTCGGGCCCGCCGACTTCCTGCGCAACACCCACCGGCGCCGCCCGCTAGCCCCCGGCGGTGCCGGTGCGGAGCACGGCCTGATCGCCGTGCGGGCCGAAGAGGTGGAGGATCTCGACCGCCTCGGTGCCCGCGGGGCCGAACCAGTGGGGTTCGGCGGTGTCGAACTCGGCGGCCTCGCCCGGGTGGAGGGTGAGGTCCCGGTCACCGACGAGGAGGCGGAGTTCGCCCGCGAGAACGTAGAGCCACTCGTAACCGACGTGGCTGACGAGCCTGGGCTCGCGCGGGGCCAGGACCTGCTTGAAGACCTGCACCCGGCCCGGGTACTGGGTGAGCGGGACGAGGACGCTGCCGGGGTCCCGGTGGCGGGGCCGGAGGTGGAGGCGGGGGTCGCCGGTCGCGGGGGCGGCGATCAGGTGGTCCAGAGCGACCCGGTGGGCCCGGGCGAGCGGAATGAGCAGGTCGAGGGTGGGGCGGCGGTGGCCGGACTCCAGCCGGGAGAGGGTGCTCACCGAGATCCCGGTGACCGCGGCCAGCGCGTCCAGGGTGAGGCCCCGGCCGAGCCGCAGCGCACGCAGCCGGGGCCCGATGGCGGCGACGATCCCCTCGACGTCGTCGGTCGCGACGGGCGTGGTGTCCGGCTCGGCGGAACCGGCGGAACCGGCGGGGTCGGCGGGGCCTACGGAATCGGCGGGGTCGGCGGGGTCGGCGTCCATGGGGCGATTCTGCCCCGACCGCCGCTTTGCGGTTTCCGCAAGGACCCTGGGCGGCCGGCCGTCGCCGGCCCGAACATGGCGACCACCAGCACGGCCCCTGCCCGTGTTCCGACCGGAAGGCTCCCCGCCCATGACCACCTCCCCCGCGACCACGTCCCCCGCGGCCCCCGCCCCTCCCCCGCTGAGCGCGCGCCGACGGTGGACAGTGCTCGCGGTCTGCGCCCTGAGCCTGTTCCTGGTCGGCCTGGACACCACGATCGTCAACGTCGGCCTGCCCGCCATCGGGCACGGACTCGGCGTCGGCACCCGCGACCTGGAATGGATCGTGGACGCCTACACCGTGGTCCTGGCCAGCCTGCTGATCTCGGCCGGCGCGCTCGCGGACCGGTTCGGACGCCGCCGGGTCTTCCAGTGCGGACTGGTCGTCTTCGGCCTCTCCTCACTGGTGTGCGCGCTC comes from Streptomyces sp. TLI_053 and encodes:
- a CDS encoding NAD(P)-binding protein, producing the protein MARRITIIGGGFGGLTAAVSAAEAGVEVTLHEAHRTLGGRARTAPAPYRTNEGPHAFYRRGPHWTWLRERGLVGPLARVPLTALPRTRYLLDGRLRALPPLALARLAARRDAPVGRTFLGWATEVAGERTARAAANFAAVATFHHAPGLLSAAFTQERLRRAASLPPEAVYPVGGWQSVIDRMAARAQELGVRIETGSRLDALPATGDPVIVATSLESARRLLGDPGLRGESGRTLLLDVALRSRRGDAFFVSDLDGTGWVERFTTQDGSLAPRGEQLVQAQLPLAPDESRESGLARAEHLLDLGFEGWSDRVLWRRTAVADGRTGAVDRPGTTWRDRPAVDRGDGVHLVGDQVAAPGVLSEVSFTSALEAVSLALGHRPSREFAR
- a CDS encoding XRE family transcriptional regulator; the encoded protein is MDADPADPADSVGPADPAGSAGSAEPDTTPVATDDVEGIVAAIGPRLRALRLGRGLTLDALAAVTGISVSTLSRLESGHRRPTLDLLIPLARAHRVALDHLIAAPATGDPRLHLRPRHRDPGSVLVPLTQYPGRVQVFKQVLAPREPRLVSHVGYEWLYVLAGELRLLVGDRDLTLHPGEAAEFDTAEPHWFGPAGTEAVEILHLFGPHGDQAVLRTGTAGG